A genomic segment from Poecilia reticulata strain Guanapo unplaced genomic scaffold, Guppy_female_1.0+MT scaffold_181, whole genome shotgun sequence encodes:
- the LOC103460110 gene encoding DNA polymerase epsilon subunit 3-like, with amino-acid sequence LLRTVCSSQLPDGVNVSKEARRAISQAASVFVLYATSCANNFAMKAKRKTLNAGDVLAAMEEMEFERFLEPLRDALEVYKKDQRGRKEVSEQKRRDKERKADSENDKSREEEEEEEEEEQQRMEEEPEEEAEEEEDDN; translated from the exons CTCCTCCGCACCGTTTGCTCCTCGCAGCTCCCAGATGGGGTGAACGTGTCCAAGGAGGCCCGGCGCGCCATCTCCCAGGCGGCCAGCGTCTTCGTGCTGTACGCGACCTCCTG CGCCAATAACTTCGCCATGAAGGCCAAGAGGAAGACGCTGAACGCAGGAGATGTGCTGGCGGCCATGGAGGAGATGGAGTTCGAGCGATTCCTGGAGCCACTGCGGGACGCTCTGGAAG TGTACAAGAAGGACcagagggggaggaaggaggtGAGCGAACAGAAACGCAGAGACAAGGAGAGGAAGGCCGACTCCGAGAACGAcaagagcagagaggaagaggaggaggaggaagaggaggagcagcagcgcATGGAGGAGGAGCCTGAGGAGgaagctgaggaagaggaggacgacaACTGA
- the LOC103460100 gene encoding 60S ribosomal protein L12 isoform X1 has protein sequence MPPKFDPNEIKIVYMRCTGGEVGATSALAPKIGPLGLSPKKVGDDIAKATGDWKGLRITVKLTIQNRQAAIEVVPSASALIIKALKEPPRDRKKVKNIKHSGSVTFDEIVGIARVMRPRSIARELSGTIKEILGTAQSVGCTIDGRAPHDVIDDINSGKVECPSE, from the exons ATGCCGCCCAAATTCGACCCCAACGAGATCAAAATCG TCTACATGAGGTGCACAGGAGGGGAAGTGGGCGCCACCTCTGCTCTGGCTCCTAAAATCGGACCTCTGGGTCTG tcTCCAAAGAAAGTCGGTGACGACATCGCCAAGGCAACCGGAGACTGGAAGGGCCTGAGGATCACCGTGAAGCTGACCATCCAGAACCGGCAGGCCGCT ATCGAAGTGGTTCCCTCGGCTTCTGCTCTGATCATCAAGGCTCTGAAGGAGCCGCCTCGCGACAGGAAGAAGGTCAAGAACA TCAAGCACAGCGGCAGCGTCACGTTCGATGAGATCGTTGGCATCGCCCGGGTCATGAGGCCGCGCTCCATCGCCAGAGAGCTCTCAG GAACCATCAAGGAGATCCTGGGCACGGCCCAGTCAGTTGGCTGCACCATCGATGGCCGCGCCCCTCATGATGTCATCGATGACATCAACAGCGGGAAAGTGGAATGTCCATCAGAGTAA
- the LOC103460100 gene encoding 60S ribosomal protein L12 isoform X2, producing MRCTGGEVGATSALAPKIGPLGLSPKKVGDDIAKATGDWKGLRITVKLTIQNRQAAIEVVPSASALIIKALKEPPRDRKKVKNIKHSGSVTFDEIVGIARVMRPRSIARELSGTIKEILGTAQSVGCTIDGRAPHDVIDDINSGKVECPSE from the exons ATGAGGTGCACAGGAGGGGAAGTGGGCGCCACCTCTGCTCTGGCTCCTAAAATCGGACCTCTGGGTCTG tcTCCAAAGAAAGTCGGTGACGACATCGCCAAGGCAACCGGAGACTGGAAGGGCCTGAGGATCACCGTGAAGCTGACCATCCAGAACCGGCAGGCCGCT ATCGAAGTGGTTCCCTCGGCTTCTGCTCTGATCATCAAGGCTCTGAAGGAGCCGCCTCGCGACAGGAAGAAGGTCAAGAACA TCAAGCACAGCGGCAGCGTCACGTTCGATGAGATCGTTGGCATCGCCCGGGTCATGAGGCCGCGCTCCATCGCCAGAGAGCTCTCAG GAACCATCAAGGAGATCCTGGGCACGGCCCAGTCAGTTGGCTGCACCATCGATGGCCGCGCCCCTCATGATGTCATCGATGACATCAACAGCGGGAAAGTGGAATGTCCATCAGAGTAA